CCGGGAAGTGGCCGGCCGCCACGATGATCTCTTCGCGCTCCAGCCGGTCGAGCAGGGCGCGGCGGGTCCGCCGGGTGATGTCCGGATCCATGTCGGCGCGCGAGACCCAGTCGGGCTCCAGCACCTGGACCGGGCTGTGGGCGGCGTCGCCGAGCACGAGGGCGCGCTGGCCCCTGGAGGTGATCAGGATGCTCATGTGCCCGGGCGTGTGGCCGGGCGTGGGCAGCGCCGTCAGCTCGCGGGTCAGATGTTGCTCGCCCTGCATGAACTCGATCAGCCCCAGCTCGGCCAGCGGCCAGACACACGTGGGGGCGTTCACGAAACGGGTCGGCTGGACGTCGGGCTGATGGCACACCTCCCAGTCCTCGGCGCTCATCCAGTAGCGGGCCCTGGGGAAGGTCGGTACGTACCGCGTGCCCTCGGCCCGCAAGTTCCATCCGACGTGATCGCGGTGCAGGTGGGTCATCACCACCATGTCGATTTCGTCGGGCCGCACGCCCTTGGCCTGGAAGTCGTGCAGGAGCTGACCCCAGGGGACGTCGGGCCCGTCGGCGGGCTTGGGGCCCAGGCCCGTGTC
Above is a genomic segment from Candidatus Methylomirabilota bacterium containing:
- a CDS encoding MBL fold metallo-hydrolase gives rise to the protein MPNHVIRVGDVEILALSDGLLEFDLCNFFPTIPEQDWQPYESHLTDHHVRFNLGSYLIRSDGRTVLVDTGLGPKPADGPDVPWGQLLHDFQAKGVRPDEIDMVVMTHLHRDHVGWNLRAEGTRYVPTFPRARYWMSAEDWEVCHQPDVQPTRFVNAPTCVWPLAELGLIEFMQGEQHLTRELTALPTPGHTPGHMSILITSRGQRALVLGDAAHSPVQVLEPDWVSRADMDPDITRRTRRALLDRLEREEIIVAAGHFPAPGFGKIVRLHGRRYWQGI